CcatgaaagtaaaatatttacattCTTGACTGCAGAGCCTAAGAAAAGTTTGTATATCAAGAACACCATGAGCATTAATGAGAGACAAATGTAAACAAGGAAAATGTTTGCAGCATGTGTGAAACAGAATTAATACTTGCATTCATATAAGAAGAAAAGCTCAGTCTCCCCCACAAttcaaagaaatgcaaagtaaaatagCAATGAGAAATGGTGATTCCATTATCACAGtgtaaagattatttttaaattatacctAGGTTTGGTGAGAATTAAATGGCCCTCTCTCCTTGAACTGGTAGAAAAGTCAAATGATAAAATCTGTCTGGTTGATAATTTTTCAGTATTCATAAAAGTGTTAAAAACGTGAACACAAATATGGTCCATTTAAGGAACTAGCTGTGCCAAGACATAGGCAAAGCCTTGCctttaacagtgaaaaactggACCCAAGCTAAAGGACCGAGGTGGGGGTGATTAAGGAAATGCAAGTGCAGTGATGAAATGACGCAGCCCTAAACAGTAAAGCAGGTGCACGGATTAATAGGTTGAAAAACCACCACGCTATGATGGGAGGAGGTGAGGGGGAACAGGAGAGTTCTGGGGTGGAGCCTGGAAGGATGCAGTGCCCCAAATCAGACAGGTGGTGGAGAGATGGGGAGCAGTGCTCGTCAGGAGGCTGATGCCCAGGCCCAGGCATGCTAGTTTTGAACAAGTCCCCTCCACTCACAACTTTGCTAATAAATCTTGCTAAGGATGCTACTGACACCACCCATAACTAATTGGCCTCCTGCACTCTCCTCTCTAAGGTCCTAGTTTCCTTCTGACTCAAGGgccaaaaaggaaacaaatctaGTCTAAGCATCCCTTCCCTCTGGCCTTATTAGCAGAGATGCAGAAGACAGTCGGCAAATCCCTTCTTCCCTGAGCCCCTGGGCTGCATTAGCCTGAACTTTCATTTGGGAGCTAATTAGAGGATCCTGTTTGCAGAACTTGCAAGGACTTCATCTCCCAGTCCTGACCCTGGGTGTCTCCATGGGCACCCTCGTCAGAGCCGTTGCTAGATTGGTGTGCCTCCTGAGGCCCTGCCGAGCTGGGGAAGTTAGTGAAGTTTATCCACTGGTTGCCTCTTGTCTAACAGACGAAAATACACCAAAGTGTTTTAGGACCTGAGAGATGAGTCATGCTCCCTCTCAGTGTCCGTGGGGGGTAGGGCAGCAGCTTCTACAGGTCTGAGCAGTTCACGAGCCCATTCATGGGAAGTGAGGGCCATCgtaagggcacagcactgccTGGGAAGGCTGGGGCTTGGGGCGGTGAACCCCTGTGATGGCCCTTATTAGAGAGGGGGCACAGACTCTAGAAATACAGCAATGCCTACTCAAAACCCAATGGAATTTTATCATCTCCTTCTATGCTATACTTGTCAACTCAGTAATTCTGTATTTCAAGTCACTTAATGCTTAGAATAATCATTTGAAGTGCATGCTGTAATTCTTGtgtcatagatgagaaaactggtgcCCGCAGAGGGGACCCGCCCTGGCTGGTGTCATACAGCTTGCTGTAGCAGTGTTAGCCTGGCTGGCAGCTCTCCAGACCCCTCGGACCAGTACTGTCTGATGGACCACAGCCGATTGCACGCAGCAAGAGCTTGGGCTTCTCAGCCAGCTGCCTGGCATAGAAAATGCTTGCttcatatttacttttctttatatCTTGCCTTGGACAACTACCTGTAAATACCAAATAAAGGTCTAGAGTCTTTTAGGACCCTCATATCATTATCTTCCCAGATCCTACAAACATAAACTCTATAAACAGGATTAGATATTTTCTGACTGATGTTCCAAGATTCCTTCCCAAGCTCATATCTTTCAGCTTCAATCATTGCTACCTCTCAGGCCTTCACATCCCTGCCGCCGGCCCACTGCTGCCACCTCCAATGCAAGGAGACTAGGAACAATGAATAAAAGTGAGGGGATGTGTGAGTCACCCAACAAGcaaaagccttccctgactgaGACGCTGTGGCTGAGAAACAAAGATTGAGTGGAGAGGCCAGGAAGACATGACGGAGGGTGGGGGGTACACGGTGAAGTCTCGATCTGACACAGTGAAGAACCACCAGGCTGTGATGGAAGGAGGTGAGGGGGGACATTTTCCTTGTTTACATTTGTCTCCCTTTTGTTTACATTGTCTCTACCAAAGAAATGAGTAGACTTTCAGGACAGAATGACACGGGACAGATACTGCTCTGGGGGTTAATTGGACAGTGTGGGCAGCAGTGAGGGGAGCAGGGGCACAGGCTCAGGGACTGTTACAGGGCACCCCCCTCCTGCCCAGTGGACCTGGACACCCAAGCTGACATGTGGAGGCATCTCCCTGCCCAAAGACAAGAGCGCGGGTGTGAGAGACTCGCAGAGAATTCTCAGGGACCCAGTGGGTGGCTGGATTTGGAGAGTGACTAGATGCCTCCATTTGACTGAAAATATTCTCAGATACCTTCAGGGTTCTTCAAGCAACTGATAAGCATGCCAGGTAAGGTCACTCTTCTCAGACTTCCAACTTCTGAACCAGTCTGAAATGGTTCACAGAAAATATTGTAGAAATGGCCATGACAGCAGGCGAAATCAGCTATCATTCTGTAGGCCTTGCCTCTGGATTGCCTTACTTCTCTGCTCCTTTGGTAAAATTGTGGGTTCTAGAACTCATTCACTAGTAAACTGCAAACATCTCCCTCTATTTTCCCTTCATTCCCCACCTTTCCTAATTACCTACACATATTAAACAGAAGTCCCAGTATAAATCAGTGTATtttgccattaaaaataaaaataaatcttaatattctttttttttttggcatgggAAAGGGACAGAATCTGAatggtttttatttatattatcatttttatttatttttctttttaaaattcttaatccCTTTCATCTAATTTGCCAATCCCCAGCCCACTTTCCATATGGCtggtttgttttctgtatttatgaatctgtttctgtttttgtccatctgtttttttgtttttgtttttagattccatatatgagtgaaatcatatgctatttctttttctgacttacttcacttaacataatatcctctaggtccacccacattgtcacaaatggcaaaattttgttccttttcatggctgagtaatattccattgcatatatgtaccacctctttatccattcatctattgaaggacacttaggttgcttctataccttggctgttgtaaataaggctgcaataaacataagggtgcatgtatctttttgaatttgtgattttgttttctttgggtaaatacacagaagtgggattactgggtcatatggcctTTCTATATTTAATTTGGGGTGGAACCTCCACACtacttttcacagtggctgcaccaatttacagtccACTAACAGTGCATGAAGATTGTTCCTTCTCTTCACCCTCTCCAACACTTATTGTGTCTTGTCTTTTggctagtggccattctgactggtgtgaggtagtatctcacggttttcatttgcatttccctgatgattagtgatgtggagcatcttttcgtgtgacTGTTGACCAaccgtatttcttctttggaaaaatgtctattcagatcctctgcccatttttaaattagattatttgtaaAGCTTGGCTATTCTTAATGCCTGAGACATATGATGATACATTCTTGTGTTTTTTGTGGAGGAACTGTGACAGTCAGTAATGATACTCGATTTGATGCTCCCCTGGGTGATCAGTCAGGATGGGGACACTGGTTTGGGAACAGGTATTTGATAATGTTGCTCTGAAGAAGATGTTGGCAGCCTGCTCCTGGGCAATGCCAAACCCCAATTTAGTTGCACAATCCTAAGTTTATTTCATGAAGAAGAATCTTTTTAAAACAGACCCCTCACTCTGGTAcaaatgtattttatctttaaaggtggtggtgggagggggaaacattttgtttttattaacattttaaatatatttcagttGAACAGCCATTACATTTTGTAAAAAGTTTGTGTCCCATATCTGGATCCACATTATAACTCTCCCACCTATCCTTTTCCTCTATCAGCAATTTAGATACTCTTTTTCCTAAGCTTTAGTTTTTCTACCCAAATGCAGGGCAAACCATGTTCTACCCTGGCCCACACAATCACTTTCCTCCCATCCTTCAACTCAACCCTCAAGAGTCCCTCTGCCCACATGCATGCCTTCAGCATAAGAAAGTCAGGGGGTGCTCAATGAGGAAGGGCCTCTGATGTCGCTGGCCTGTCACTCGGGGGCTCGCCTCCCCGTGAGCACCCGCCGCAGGGCGCCCTGCACATCAGGGTTCCGGAGGCTGTAGATGAGCGGGTTCAGCATGGGGCTGAGGATGGTGTTGAGGATGCCAATCCCCTTGTCCTTGTCTGAGGCTGACACTGAGCCCAGGCGCATGTAGCTGAAGAATCCAGTTCCATAAAAGATGCAGACCACGGTGAGGTGGGAGCCGCACGTGGAGAAGGCCTTCCTCCTGCCCTCGGCTGAGTGGATTTTTAGCACTGCAGCTGCCACGTGGGCATAGGATACCGAGATGAGGGTCATGGGGAGCACCCCCATGAAGGTGGCCCCCACAAAAAGCAGCTGCCCGTTGAGGTgggtgctggagcaggagagctgGAAAAGGGGTGGGAGGTCGCAGTAGAAGTGGTTGACCACGTTAGGGCCACAGAAGTCAAGCACAGACACAGCCACTGTGTGAGTCAGAGCATTGATGAAGGAGATGGCGCAGCAGATGCCCACCAGGGCACCCTGGACTTCACGGCTCATGCGGGTGCTGTAGGTGAGGGGCTGGCAGATGGCCaggtagcggtcataggccatggctGTCAGGAGGTGACAGTCCACGCCGGCCAGGAGGTGGAAGAAGAAGAGCTGTGAAATGCAGGCCGCATAGGGAACTCCACACTGATGGGCCAAGAGACATGCCAGCATTGGAGGGACCGTGACGGTGATGCAGCCAACGTCCAGTGCTGACAGGTTccccaggaagaagtacatgggggtgtggagctTGGGCTCCACCAGGATGGCTGCCAGGATGCTGAGGTTTCCCCCAACTGTGAGCAGGTAGGCAAAGAGGAAGACGGCAAAAAGGATGGGCTGCAGTCGTATGTTCTCTGTTAGGCCAAGAAGGATGAACTCAGTGACCGTTGTCCTGTTCCCCAAGGCACCTGGATCCATGGACTAGGGTGGAGAGCTGTAGCGGGAGGAGACCTGGGCCTGCCAAAGTGGGAGAGACACATAGTGGGCACTTAACCTGTGTCCACTGGACGGTAAGTAAGATGGCATAGGCATCTGCCAGTCAGAGGGTCATGGATACCAGCCTAGAGCTGGAATGGGCTCCTGGAGGCCCCTGTGAGGCAGACACTAACCCTCTCATTGCTGGTTGGCATTGAGGCCATGGGAATCCCTGGGAGGGTGCTGGGGCCAGGGAACTACTCAGGAAACCCAGGCAGTGGCTGTTTATGAAAATGGTCCAGAAGTGTCTCAGTATTTTAACAACTATTAAGGCCATATCAGTGTATACTGGCTGAATAGCAGCTCTGACTAGCTCAACAGGTAAACAAGTGTATAATAAGGTTCCAGAAAGCACAATATGGGAAAGTAACTATATATATTAGGGTAGGAGGATGAGATCTTACAAAATCAAAAAGTATTAGGAAAGACAGTGAGCAAAGAGGAGCAAGGAGCCAACCAAAGCCCAGAAATACACAGGCTAAAAATGGAAGACATGAAAATGATTTAAGAGCGTACTCACATTTTTAAGGTGTGAGTATTTAATACTGAGTATTGTGCTAAGCACTTCACATtaaatttctcatttaattctcacaaagcCCTATGGGGTAACTACTATTATCTCACTGTAACCAGGGCACTGAGATTTGGAAAGGTTATTTaaggtttattattatttaaggGTAGCCTAAGGTTGTAAAGCTCTTGACAGAGCTCAGTCTCAAACCTGGGACTGTCTGACTCCCAAGCCCACACCTTAACAGTATATTGTCTCTTAAAGAACTTGGATGCCATTTGCAACACAGATGgacttagaaggtattatgctaagcgaagttaagccaggcagagaaagacaaatattgtatgatttcagttgtatgtggaaacaaaacaaataaacaaacaaaacagaaatagacttgtaAATACAAAGAATGGACTGGTGCTTGCCATAGAGAAGGGAGGGtttggtgaaataggtgaaggggataaagaggtacaaaattccaattataaaataaattagtcatggggacaGAAGTGCaaaatagggaatatagtcaataatagtgtaatatctttatatgttgacagatgataactacacttattgtgatgagcatttaataatgtatataagtgttgtatcagtatgttgtacatatgaaaccaatataatattgtatgtcaactatatttcaataaaaaacaatccagaacaaacagaaagaaattggacATGTGTTGTTACTGAGACTATAAATGACACTAGGTGTGATGAAGAATGGTATTCCTAAGACTTTAGGTCTTAGCATCATTACAGCTATTCAAGGAACTCAGGGTCCCATCAGTTTATCCTTTCATTCAACAATTTCATTCAAGAATACATCCAGTCTATTTGTTGAATGTAGtaggattctggatatatttttgaTGGTAGAACTAACAGCTGGGGCATGTGATGTGAGGGAAAGAGAAGGTGCAGGGGTGTTTCTAGGTTATGTTTTCTATCCAAACCCCATGCTTGGGCAAAACTCACCTCTACCAAGGGCTAAGCAGATGCAGAGCAGAGTGTAAGCCTGATTCACCCTGAACAGGAGATGCACGTCTCTTGGAGGCTGCCCCTCCAGAAGGCTGGAAGGAGAGCAGGTAGGGTTTCTCCATGAAAGGCAGCTTTCTTGGCCATGGTCTGTGAAAGCGACAACATAGGAGGAAAGATGCCCTCACCTTCAAGGAGGTCACCCAGCTGGGCAGGAAGGCTTGTGAATGCACAGTTCTCAGAGAGGTTGACAGGCTGAATCCACTCAGATGTAGAATGACCTTTGAAGAAGAGAGCGTTCAGCTGAATGGTTGTTAGGAGACAGTGAACCAGGAGAAAGCTCTCTGGGCTACAGGAAACAGAGGGCCTGAGTGGAAGCCATCCTGGTCTGATGAGGAGACAAGACACAAAGGGAACATGACCTCAGATTTCATCCATGTCAGCAGTTATGACAAGTTAACAAACTTCCTTAAGAAAGAGGACTTGCTTCCATCAACATCagtcaccacatcaacaaaaaggacaaaaaccacatgatcatctccatagatgctgaaaaagcatttgacaaaattcaacatccattcatgataaaaactctcaacaaaatgggtatagagggcaagtacctcaacataataaaggccatatatgacaaacctacagccaacatcatgcttaacaacgagaagctgaaaacttttcctctaagattgggaacaagacaaggatgcccactctccccactgttatttaacatagtactggaggtcctagccatggaaatcagacaaaacagagaaatataaggcatccagattggtaaagaagaagttaaactgtcactatttgcagatgacatgatattgtaaataaaaaccctaaagactccactccaaaactactagaactaatatctgaattcagcaaagttgcaggatacaaaatcaatacacagaaatctgttgcattcctatacactaatgatgaactagcagaaagagaaatcaggaaaataattccattcacaattgcatcaaaaagaataaaatacctaggaataaaccaaaccaaagaagtgaaagacctataccctgaaaactacaaaacactcttaagagaaattaaagaggacactaacaaatggaaactcatcccatgctcttggctaggaagaatcaatgttgtcaaaatggccgtcctgctaaagcaatctacagattcaatgcaatccctatcaaaataccaacagcattcttcaacgaactggaacaaatagttttaaaattcatatggaacaacaaaagaccccgaatagccaaagcaatcctgagaaggaaggataaagcagggagaattacacttcccaacttcaagctctactacaaagccacgataatcaagagaatttggtactggcacaagaacagagccaaagaccagtggaacagaatagagactccagatattaacccaaacatatatggtcaattaatgtatgataaaggagccatggacatacaatggggaaatgacagcctcttcagcaactggtgttggcaaaactggacagctacatgtaggagaatgaaactggatcattgtctaaccccatacacaaaagtaaattcaaaatggatcaaatacctgaatgtaagtcatgaaaccataaaactcttagaaaaaaacataggcaaaaatctcttggacataaacatgagtgacttcttcatgaacatatctccctgggcaagggaaacaaaagcaaaaatgaacaagtgggactatatcaagctgaaaagcttctgtacagcaaaggacaccatcaatagaacaaaaggcatcctacagtatgggagaatatattcataaatgacagatccgataaagggttgacatccaaaatatataaagaactcatgcacctcaacaaacaaaaagcaagtagtccaattaaaaaatgggcagaggatctgaacagacacctctccaaagaagaaattcagatggccaacagacacatgaaaagatgcttcacttcactaatcatcagagaaatggaaattaaaaccacaatgagatatcatctcacaccagtaaggatcgccaccatccaaaagacaaacaacaagacaTGTTGGCAaggttctggagaaaggggaaccctcctacactgctggtgggaatgtaaattagttcaaccattgtggaaagcagtatggaggttccttaaaaaactcaaaatagaaataccatttgacccaggattccactcctaggcatttaccctaagaatgcagcactccagtttgaaaaagacatatgcacccatatgtttatcacagcactgcttacaagagccaagaaatggaagcaacctaagtgtccatcagtaaatgaatggataaagaagatgtggtacatatacacaatggaatattattcagccataagaggagaacaaatcctgccatttgcagcaacatggatgaagctagagggttttatgctcagtgaaataagccaggcggagaaagacaagtaccaaatgatttcactcatctgtggagtataagaacaaagcaaaaactgaaggaacaaaacagcagcagactcacagaacccaagaatggactaacagttaccaaagggaaagggactggggaggatgggtgggaagggagggataaggggaataaaaagggggcattactattagaggacataatgtaggggagggcatggggagggctgtacagcaccgagaagacaagtagttattctacagcatcttactaagcggatggacagtgactgttatggggtatgtgggggggacttcctgatgggggagtctagaaaacataatggtcctcatgtaattgtagattaatgataccaaaataaaaataataaataaaataaaaaaataaaataaagaaagaggGCTTGCTTCAAACAGGGGAATTTCTGCATTTACTAAAATAtaagatagagaaaaaaataacatattctCTGTCACATTGAAAAAGCATAGAAAACAGACCTCCGAGCATAGTAGGGTTCTTCCCCATCCCTGTTCACTTCCCTCTGAGGTTGGTGAGTATTTTCTTTAGGGTCCAGGAGCATTTTGTTTGCAGCCAAGGAGGCTTTCTGGGCAGAGATCAGCAGCCCAGTGACTGGTGCTGGGTGCCGGCGCCCAAGGGCTTATCTCAAGCCCCATTCCCTTCATTCTATAAAAAGCAGACAGGCAATAATCCCTTCCTACAGCTCATCCCTTCCTGTTCCGGGACTGAACAAGATACATTTCTTCTTTAATGAGTGTGTCCCATGCATGCAACCCCTCCCTGAGAACTGGGGAGGCCCGGCTAAATGCAGCATTTGAAATTAGCCTAGGAGTAATGAGAGTTTCCCTGGAGATGGGGAGTCAGTGACAGCCAATGACATGTAACACTTGTTAAGCACTCTCTA
The sequence above is a segment of the Manis pentadactyla isolate mManPen7 chromosome 4, mManPen7.hap1, whole genome shotgun sequence genome. Coding sequences within it:
- the LOC118935187 gene encoding olfactory receptor 139 is translated as MDPGALGNRTTVTEFILLGLTENIRLQPILFAVFLFAYLLTVGGNLSILAAILVEPKLHTPMYFFLGNLSALDVGCITVTVPPMLACLLAHQCGVPYAACISQLFFFHLLAGVDCHLLTAMAYDRYLAICQPLTYSTRMSREVQGALVGICCAISFINALTHTVAVSVLDFCGPNVVNHFYCDLPPLFQLSCSSTHLNGQLLFVGATFMGVLPMTLISVSYAHVAAAVLKIHSAEGRRKAFSTCGSHLTVVCIFYGTGFFSYMRLGSVSASDKDKGIGILNTILSPMLNPLIYSLRNPDVQGALRRVLTGRRAPE